The genomic region GTTCCCCAAATCCGGCCAGTGTTGCCACGGCCTGCGTCAGGGCACGGTGAATCTGCTCTGAGCGCTCCAGCAAAACATAATGTTCACGCAAAAGCTCTTTGTGGATGGCCTCGGTCAGGACCCCAAAAGGGATTTCCCACGGCAACTCAAAAGCTGCAAGACCACAGTTTTCGGCCTCCTCGCGGGCAGCCTCGGGGAATTGCTCAAAGAAATGGGGCACCGCCAGAGCAATCCCCACCGGCTTTTTCTCCGCAATCTGCCGAATGAACAGGCGCAACTCCTCGGGGTCATGGGGCCAGGTGTATCCGGTGGTGAGGAGGAGTTGCCCCTCCTGAATCCAGTTGAAGGCATTGGGGATGTCAATCACTGCCACCCAGCGGATCTCCTGATCCAGAGACACAGCAGTGACAGGCTTGAAGTGAAAAGCACTCAGGTCCAGCAGGTGGGAGAGCTTCATTGGGTTTATTGTATGCCGAGGGCCTTGTAGGGGCGCCCAATTGCCGAGAGCCGAGAGCCGAGAGCCGAGAGCCGAGAGCCGAGAGCCGAGAGCCGAGAGCCGAGAGCCGAGAGCATCATGTGTTACACAGCAAAAATGGTCAAGGGAAATTGTAGGGGTGTAGTGTGCTGCGCCCTTCATTGCCTTTGCCCTCAGCCCTCAGCAGACTTCATTCCCTTCAGCCACCCGAGCCTTTTTCATCCAGCCCTGATGTGCACCTCACACCCGCCTGCGATAAAGAAAGCATGGAATGGCTTGTGCTGCTTTTGCTGATTTTGCCTCTGGTCAACCTGTGGCTGGGACATCTGGAAAAACCAGCCCCCGGAAGACAGGTTTTGCCCAGAGAACCTGTCTCTCAGGTGCCTTCTCAAGCCCAAGCAGATTGAACCGTCCAACACTGCAACAATGCAGGCCGAAAAGCCAGAGGCCCTCTGGTATCACAGGGTCATGACCGAACCCCAGAAACCCAAAAGCATGGTCCCAGCAGTGCTGGGCATGGCTGCGGTGGTGGCTGTTTTTGCTGTCGCCATCACCACGGTTGGCAAGCCCTCCAGAGCCACATCCAGCAGCCAGAAATGGAGCCCGAACGAGGTCTTCAAAGTGCTGGATGTTCAAAAAAACAACTCTGGGAAGTGCAGCCTGTTCGAAGAAGATGAGCAGGCAAAACTGCTTTCTGTCCTGCAAACCAACGGCAAGGACCACGTTCGCAAAAGTTTCTTGCTGACCGCTCCAGCCAACCTCAAAACATTGACCAAAACGCTGCAAAACCAGAACTTTCGACCTCTGGAGGCTGCATTCAGAAATTCAGTGTCCAGCAGTCAATTTCTGGTGTCTCAGGATGCATCCAAACGCATTGTCTTTGTGCAAACCCATGAGAATTGCCTGACCCTTGCCACTCTGGAAGCCGGAACGGTGGTGGCAGATGTGGTGGCCGCACAGGTGAAACCCAACGACATGGAAATCACCACAGCCCCCACCCCTTCAGTCGAACCCGAGATGAACCCTTCCGCAGGCGAGACCGTGGAAAATCAGGACACCCCTTCAGATGAGGGGGTCCCTTTCAATGAAACCTCGGAATCTGGCGCAAATGACGCTGCCGAACCTGAAATGGAAGCCCCAACAGAAGACAATCCATGAAAAACCTCCCGAGGCTTGCTCAGGAGGTGATGGTTTTTGCTGATGGCTGAAGGCTTTTACGACACCACGTTGCCGTAGGTCTTCTGCACGTAATTTTCCAGAAGTTCCTGAAACTCCTCCACAATGCGGGGACCTTTCAGGGTGGTGAGCAGTTTGCCATCCTGATACACCGGGGCTCTGGGATCCTCTCCGGTGCCGGGCAGGGAAATTCCGATGTTGGCGTGCTTGGATTCGCCGGGGCCGTTCACGATGCAGCCCATCACCGCCACCTGCATGGTTTCCACGCCAGAGTAGGCTTTTTTCCACTCGGGCATGCGTTCACGGATGTAATCCTGAATGTCTCGGGCCATTTCCTGAAAGAGCGTGCTGGTGGTGCGTCCGCAGCCGGGGCATGCGGTCACCTGAGGCAGGAACTGGCGCAAACCCAGACTTTGCAGGATCTGCTGGGCCACCTCCACTTCTTTTTTGCGGGGAGCACCGGGCTCTGGGGTGATGGACACCCGAATGGTGTCCCCGATGCCTTCCGCCAGAAGCACCGACAGACCTGCAGTGGAGGCCACCACACCCTTGTCTCCCATTCCGGCCTCGGTCAGGCCAAGGTGGAGGGGGTAATCGCATTTACCAGCCAGCAAGCGGTACACCTGCCAGAGTTCCGGCGCACTGGACACTTTCGCCGAAATGATGATTTTGTCGTGGGCCAAGCCTAGACTTTCTGCGTAGTGGGCACTTTCCAGAGCCGACACGATCATGGCATCGATCATCACGTCGGTGCCAGAGCGGGGTTCTGGCAGTTTGACGTTCTCGTCCATCATGCGGGCCAGCACGCTCTGGTCGAGGCTTCCCCAGTTGACTCCGATTCGCACGGGCTTGTCAAAGTCTTTGGCGACTTCGATCATGGTGGCGAAGTTCTCATCGTGGCGGTCCCCCACGCCAACGTTTCCGGGGTTGATGCGGTACTTGGCCAGCAATTCCGCAGTTCTGGGAAATTCCCGAAGCAGGATGTGGCCGTTGTAGTGGAAGTCTCCCACGATGGGCACAGAAATCCCGATGTCGGAAAGGCGCTGCACGATCTCTGGAACCGCAGCAGCACTCTGTTTGTTGTTGACGGTGATGCGCACCACTTCGCTGCCAGCGTTGTAAAGCTGGGCCACCTGAATGGCGGTGGCTTCGGCATCGGCGGTGTCGGTGTTGGTCATGCTCTGGACCCGCACCGGGTAATCTGAGCCGACCCACACGCCACCCACGTTTACGTTTACGGTCTTGCGACGCTTGATCATACGGGTCCATTGTACTCGGGGTGGGGGTGGGAATTAGGGGTCTGGGGAACGATGGCACCTATGTGATCGAATCACACGATTGATCCTTTTGTTCAGAATGCTGAAACAATCTTCAGCAAACCCCTTTAAAATTCCTAAAATGGATTTTGATGACTCAATCCGTGAACGTCTTTTCCATTCCGAGTGCCTTGCCACAAGAGATCAAAAGACCCCTTCTCATCCAAAAACTGCGAGAGGCATCACACCTGAAAATGATTGCCTTGTTGGCACCATCTGGGTTTGGGAAAACCACACTGCTCGCCCAATTTGCCCGTCTGTCCAAACAAAAAACCATCTGGGTGTCTCTGGGCATCGAAGATTCCGACATTGCTCCTTTTGTGCAAAAACTGATTCAAGCGCTACAAAACCACAAGGTGTTTCCCACCCTCAAATTCCAATTCTCAAACATGCATTCTCTGTCCTTCAATCAATTGCAATTGTTGATCTTGCAGCATTTGTCTGATCTGCGCGAAAACATCAAGATCATCTTTGACAAAACCGAGCACCTTTCTGAAGAATCCGTCAAATGGCTGCAAAGTTTCATGGTTCGTTTGCCAGAAGGTCACCAAATCCTGCTCTCTGGTTATGACACTTCTGCATTGCCTGTCCAACAATGGAAAGACAGCACGCATGTCCTTGTGCTGGGCATTGAATCGTTGGCCTTTACTGAACAGGAAGCCAAAGAGTTCACCTCCAAAAACAAGCTGACTTGGAGCAACAGATGGTTTGAGCAAACCCAAGGGTGGCCGGTGGGCTTGGCCCTCAAGCTTTCCAGCAACACACATGACTTGGATGCCATCGATTTGGTTTTGCATGCAATGGAGGAATTGCCTCAGGACGTCAAAACAGGACTGATGCAATTGGTAGGAACACCCGTTTGGAATACAGATTCAACTCTGTTGGATGGCACCCCCATGCCATCTCAATGGCTTGATCAAGTGCGGGCTTGTGGTTTACCACTTGCCCACATGGAAAACCATCAATATGTTCCTCACA from Deinococcus misasensis DSM 22328 harbors:
- the ispG gene encoding flavodoxin-dependent (E)-4-hydroxy-3-methylbut-2-enyl-diphosphate synthase — protein: MIKRRKTVNVNVGGVWVGSDYPVRVQSMTNTDTADAEATAIQVAQLYNAGSEVVRITVNNKQSAAAVPEIVQRLSDIGISVPIVGDFHYNGHILLREFPRTAELLAKYRINPGNVGVGDRHDENFATMIEVAKDFDKPVRIGVNWGSLDQSVLARMMDENVKLPEPRSGTDVMIDAMIVSALESAHYAESLGLAHDKIIISAKVSSAPELWQVYRLLAGKCDYPLHLGLTEAGMGDKGVVASTAGLSVLLAEGIGDTIRVSITPEPGAPRKKEVEVAQQILQSLGLRQFLPQVTACPGCGRTTSTLFQEMARDIQDYIRERMPEWKKAYSGVETMQVAVMGCIVNGPGESKHANIGISLPGTGEDPRAPVYQDGKLLTTLKGPRIVEEFQELLENYVQKTYGNVVS